From the Acidicapsa ligni genome, one window contains:
- a CDS encoding metallopeptidase TldD-related protein: MKRFVIPFAALALLTSSLIANAEPSRADAEKDPVLKAMLAELDRSREQLQLKGFEKPFFIQYRIEDIEDYQTKGDFGASVGEDNHHQRIARITVRVGDYKTDSSTARGDGAVQLAALDNDPLALRASLWQATDQAYKDALSAYARKLAQLKQVQTPPQADDFSHESPVISLEDTVSLKVDGPQWARRVAAASGLYRTDASLKASEKDVQYATAMFHARAANIYLVNTEGTIVRKGQTSFEESFAVGTQAADGMHLDRSYASNGEVLKDIDSPEAFTAHAVKLIASLSDLRKAPLVEEEYHGPILLSADASADVMHELVAPNIIATRPDLGTEARTKGAFASSYHARVLPEIFSVIDDPGLRTFKGKNLVGAYTVDDEGVIAQPVKLVTDGRLENYLIGREPVRDFPKSNGHGRAALAGPAYPAIGVLQVSAKDGIDDGELNKKLLALAKDRDLKSVYFVETLGPELTPRLLYRVSVDGTRELVRGATLDDLDQRTLRSGIVAAGKEPFVANYIGAVPETVLAPALLFDDVTVRRANEKNDKLPFYPPPS; this comes from the coding sequence GATCCCGTTCTCAAGGCAATGCTGGCTGAGCTTGATCGCAGCCGTGAGCAGCTACAGCTGAAAGGTTTTGAGAAGCCGTTCTTCATTCAGTACCGCATTGAAGATATCGAGGACTATCAGACCAAAGGCGACTTTGGCGCGAGTGTTGGTGAAGACAATCATCATCAGCGCATAGCCCGCATCACGGTTCGCGTCGGCGATTACAAAACGGATAGCTCCACTGCACGCGGCGATGGGGCTGTTCAACTGGCCGCGCTGGATAACGATCCACTGGCTCTGCGCGCCTCGCTTTGGCAGGCGACGGATCAGGCGTATAAGGATGCGCTCTCAGCTTATGCGCGCAAGCTGGCCCAGTTGAAGCAAGTGCAGACTCCGCCACAGGCCGATGATTTTTCGCATGAGTCGCCTGTCATTTCGCTTGAAGATACCGTGAGCCTCAAGGTAGATGGGCCGCAGTGGGCCAGGCGTGTCGCAGCGGCCAGTGGCCTGTACCGCACAGATGCATCGCTTAAAGCGAGTGAAAAAGATGTGCAGTATGCCACGGCTATGTTCCATGCGCGGGCTGCAAATATCTACCTGGTCAACACCGAGGGCACCATCGTTAGAAAGGGACAGACCTCGTTTGAGGAGTCCTTTGCTGTGGGTACGCAAGCGGCGGATGGAATGCATCTCGATCGCTCTTACGCCAGTAACGGTGAGGTTCTCAAAGATATTGATTCACCGGAGGCTTTCACCGCACATGCAGTAAAGCTCATCGCGTCGCTGTCTGATCTGCGCAAGGCTCCGCTTGTCGAAGAGGAATATCACGGGCCTATCCTGCTCTCTGCAGATGCCTCTGCCGACGTTATGCATGAACTCGTAGCGCCTAACATAATTGCGACGCGTCCGGATCTTGGTACTGAGGCTCGCACGAAGGGCGCGTTTGCTTCGAGTTATCACGCACGCGTGTTGCCTGAGATTTTCAGTGTTATCGACGATCCGGGACTGCGTACTTTCAAGGGCAAAAATCTTGTTGGAGCGTATACCGTTGACGATGAAGGTGTCATCGCTCAGCCGGTAAAGTTAGTCACGGACGGACGGCTTGAAAACTACCTCATCGGGCGGGAGCCGGTGCGTGATTTTCCCAAGTCGAACGGTCATGGGCGCGCTGCCCTCGCTGGTCCCGCGTATCCAGCTATCGGTGTTTTGCAGGTCTCTGCAAAGGACGGGATCGACGATGGCGAACTCAACAAGAAGCTGCTTGCGCTCGCTAAAGATCGCGACCTCAAGAGTGTTTATTTTGTCGAAACTCTCGGCCCAGAACTTACGCCACGACTGCTCTATCGAGTGAGTGTCGATGGTACGCGTGAGCTGGTTCGCGGAGCTACGCTCGACGATCTCGATCAGCGGACTTTGCGCTCTGGCATTGTCGCTGCAGGCAAAGAGCCTTTCGTGGCCAATTACATCGGAGCGGTGCCTGAGACCGTTCTCGCACCGGCTTTGCTTTTTGACGATGTAACTGTTCGCCGGGCCAATGAGAAGAATGACAAGCTGCCGTTCTATCCGCCACCGAGCTAA
- a CDS encoding voltage-gated chloride channel family protein — protein sequence MPKIFARLAPLANAGPMRLEQVRVFLSLVRWLLIAAAVGVLAGSASALLLVSLAWATDVRESHKWMIALLPVAGLAVGLLYHYFGKSVERGNNLIIDEIHDPKATLQLRMTPLILLGTVITHLFGGSAGREGTALQTGASLADQLTRPLGLNARDRRILLMAGLSGGFGSVFGVPMAGAIFGIEVLAIGSVGYSALFPCLVASFVGDYATHAWGVQHTAYRVTEIPAMNWIGFLAAIAAGIAFGLVGMLFARLTHTITKWSKQTIRWEPMRPFVGGAIVAAAVFSIGTTKYIGLGIPMIVDSFSQHLPAYDFAAKLLFTAVTLGFGFKGGEVTPLFFIGATLGNALAWILPLPPGLLAGMGFVAVFAGAANTPIASSLMAIELFGVEAGSYAVIACVASYLFSGHAGIYSAQRLGHSKHGWRHGVDSLSTSELDKIRAEATPPNSD from the coding sequence TTGCCCAAAATCTTTGCTCGTCTCGCACCGCTCGCAAACGCCGGTCCCATGCGTTTAGAACAAGTGCGCGTATTCCTCAGCCTTGTCCGCTGGCTATTGATTGCCGCGGCGGTAGGAGTGCTCGCCGGATCAGCTTCAGCACTGCTGTTGGTCTCACTGGCATGGGCGACAGATGTGCGTGAAAGCCACAAGTGGATGATCGCTCTCTTGCCCGTTGCAGGGCTCGCCGTCGGTCTGCTCTACCACTACTTCGGCAAGTCCGTTGAGCGCGGAAACAATCTCATCATCGACGAGATTCACGACCCGAAAGCTACCCTGCAACTGCGCATGACACCGCTGATTTTGCTGGGTACGGTGATCACGCATCTCTTTGGCGGATCGGCCGGACGCGAAGGCACCGCGCTCCAGACAGGCGCTTCGCTGGCGGACCAGTTGACGCGGCCTCTCGGGCTAAACGCGCGGGACCGGCGCATTCTACTAATGGCTGGCCTGAGCGGCGGATTCGGTTCCGTGTTTGGAGTGCCGATGGCAGGCGCAATCTTCGGCATTGAAGTGCTGGCCATCGGCAGCGTCGGCTACAGCGCCCTCTTCCCCTGCCTTGTAGCCTCGTTCGTAGGGGATTACGCGACCCATGCCTGGGGCGTTCAACATACCGCTTATCGAGTAACAGAAATCCCCGCCATGAACTGGATTGGCTTCCTCGCAGCGATTGCTGCCGGCATAGCTTTTGGACTCGTGGGCATGCTGTTTGCACGATTGACGCACACCATCACAAAGTGGAGCAAGCAGACAATCCGCTGGGAGCCAATGCGGCCTTTTGTAGGCGGCGCGATTGTCGCGGCAGCCGTGTTTTCGATAGGAACGACAAAATACATCGGACTCGGTATTCCGATGATTGTGGATTCGTTTTCGCAACATCTGCCCGCATATGATTTTGCAGCGAAGCTCCTGTTTACCGCAGTAACACTGGGCTTTGGCTTCAAGGGCGGCGAAGTCACACCACTGTTTTTTATCGGCGCGACCCTGGGGAATGCGCTTGCGTGGATATTGCCGCTGCCACCCGGTCTGCTTGCAGGAATGGGTTTCGTGGCAGTATTTGCCGGTGCAGCAAATACCCCGATTGCCTCTTCACTCATGGCGATTGAGTTATTCGGTGTTGAAGCAGGGAGTTATGCGGTGATTGCATGCGTAGCAAGCTATCTTTTTTCAGGGCACGCTGGCATTTATTCAGCGCAGCGGCTGGGCCACAGCAAACACGGCTGGAGGCACGGCGTGGATAGCCTTTCAACATCTGAATTAGACAAGATACGTGCCGAAGCAACGCCGCCTAACTCTGATTAA
- a CDS encoding septal ring lytic transglycosylase RlpA family protein has product MSARQYAVAEMLPQRETRRRSALLGAASLMITGLMMAGLAGCHHHQYAPIANAPAPPPIQSRQPSYRPAPAPPPPSVVTADDEQYVASHKPIYSEEGVASWYGPPYHNRVGANGKVFDQNVMTAAHRTLPMGSLITVTNEKTGQSATMRVTDRGPFVQGRTLDLSMASAKATGVYRAGLATVRVDVYEAPRSIDVGGRWCVQIGAFEHEGKAVKLHEQLEREYNTAQVIDFSGPTGYWVRIRPAGDNRESAEMLAKRIRPVEGDAYLVRLD; this is encoded by the coding sequence TTGAGTGCCCGGCAATATGCCGTGGCAGAGATGCTGCCGCAGCGTGAAACAAGGCGCAGATCCGCGCTGCTGGGCGCTGCCTCACTCATGATCACCGGACTCATGATGGCCGGGCTCGCAGGCTGCCACCATCATCAATACGCTCCCATAGCAAACGCCCCCGCGCCCCCACCGATTCAGTCCCGGCAACCGTCTTACAGGCCAGCGCCCGCACCTCCTCCACCGAGCGTAGTTACGGCCGATGACGAGCAATACGTGGCGAGTCACAAGCCAATCTATTCCGAAGAAGGCGTAGCGAGCTGGTACGGACCGCCCTACCATAATCGGGTTGGTGCCAATGGCAAGGTATTCGATCAAAACGTAATGACCGCGGCGCATCGCACACTGCCCATGGGCTCGCTGATTACCGTGACCAACGAGAAGACAGGCCAGTCGGCGACAATGCGCGTGACGGATCGCGGCCCCTTTGTACAGGGGCGCACACTCGACCTTTCCATGGCATCGGCAAAGGCCACAGGCGTATATCGCGCAGGTCTCGCAACGGTGCGTGTGGATGTGTATGAAGCCCCCCGATCAATCGACGTAGGCGGCCGCTGGTGCGTACAGATTGGCGCGTTTGAGCACGAGGGCAAAGCTGTGAAGCTGCATGAGCAACTGGAGCGCGAGTACAACACGGCACAGGTAATCGATTTTTCCGGACCAACTGGATACTGGGTGAGAATTCGTCCTGCTGGTGATAACCGAGAGTCGGCAGAGATGCTGGCCAAGCGAATCAGGCCAGTCGAAGGCGATGCCTACCTGGTACGGCTGGACTGA
- a CDS encoding radical SAM protein: protein MSKASKYAEKAVVYAAKGAWAVFERLNSINPNASITPKWSDKPLLKSWQKEKPPLGWPRSTDSLCPKCVPEIRQQILDGKLPHEVLLNEKVGEIKAQIIERDGSIYMVKDCPKHGHFEDLMSHDTAFFRHLEETFPGRDIRAHNDEKLHNHGTSTVTHGRGSVLTIDLTNRCNMMCDPCFMDANQVGFVHELTWDEIKTMLDNAITIKPRRQMSVQFSGGEPTLSPYFLDAVAYSRKVGYNSVQAASNGIEFAKSKELCRAAAEAGLRYVYLQFDGIGNAANSHRKVGNLFDVKLQAIANLHEAGVDIVPVTTIINGINNEQVGRIVEFALDNPKTISFLSFQPVSFTGRDEDISDDRRLAQRYTLSHLAHDVKNQTGLGEPTRDWFPISFMSTFSDWADNVHGPNNDWGQLSCGCHPNCGIGMALMIDKETKEAVPVTAFLNADRLAKDVAKVNDAARGKFLSIFGITLALLRNYDPFKAPTHFTISSMMKKMDKSFGATGKDYGSVKGDRTLADIEKRRADRWNFLFIAGMWFQDLFNYDFRRTEQCIIPYATQEGEISFCAYNTGVGWRNIIEKMHMTATLTKWYEEHGRHEIFAGGKKVGMAEPGHKLQLNMEHVNSEANHTLDDLGIAKNSREEKIRARDEKIKADAESARMAKLYREHVLGEKPIEGLIRLDAIAPAKPVATRSEEPVAGD from the coding sequence ATGTCAAAAGCGAGTAAATACGCAGAGAAAGCCGTCGTCTACGCAGCTAAGGGTGCGTGGGCAGTGTTCGAGCGCCTCAACAGCATCAACCCGAATGCGTCCATTACCCCCAAGTGGAGCGACAAGCCTCTGCTCAAGAGCTGGCAGAAAGAGAAGCCTCCCCTCGGATGGCCTCGTTCGACCGATTCGCTCTGCCCGAAGTGCGTACCGGAGATTCGCCAGCAGATTCTCGACGGCAAGCTTCCGCACGAAGTTCTTCTCAATGAGAAGGTTGGCGAAATCAAGGCTCAGATCATCGAGCGCGATGGCTCCATCTATATGGTCAAGGATTGCCCCAAGCATGGTCACTTTGAAGATCTGATGTCTCACGACACGGCCTTCTTCCGGCATCTTGAAGAGACCTTCCCGGGCCGCGACATCCGCGCTCACAATGATGAGAAGCTGCACAATCACGGCACGTCCACCGTTACCCACGGCCGCGGTTCGGTTCTCACCATCGATCTCACCAATCGCTGCAACATGATGTGCGATCCCTGCTTCATGGATGCAAACCAGGTCGGCTTCGTTCACGAACTCACCTGGGATGAAATCAAGACCATGCTCGACAACGCGATCACCATCAAGCCGCGTCGTCAGATGAGCGTGCAGTTCTCGGGCGGTGAGCCGACCCTGTCGCCTTACTTCCTCGATGCTGTCGCTTACTCCCGCAAGGTTGGTTACAACAGCGTTCAGGCTGCTTCGAACGGCATCGAGTTCGCCAAGAGCAAAGAGCTTTGCCGCGCTGCTGCTGAAGCCGGACTTCGCTATGTCTACCTGCAGTTCGACGGCATCGGCAACGCTGCCAACTCGCACCGCAAGGTCGGCAACCTGTTTGACGTCAAGCTGCAGGCCATTGCCAATCTGCATGAAGCCGGTGTGGATATCGTGCCCGTCACGACCATCATCAACGGCATCAACAATGAGCAGGTCGGCCGCATCGTTGAGTTTGCGCTCGACAACCCCAAGACCATCAGCTTCCTCAGCTTCCAGCCGGTTTCTTTCACTGGCCGCGATGAGGACATCAGCGACGATCGCCGCCTGGCGCAGCGTTACACGCTCAGCCATCTCGCGCACGACGTCAAGAATCAGACCGGCCTCGGCGAACCGACGCGCGACTGGTTCCCTATCAGCTTCATGAGCACCTTCTCTGACTGGGCCGATAACGTTCACGGACCCAACAACGACTGGGGCCAGCTCTCCTGCGGATGCCACCCGAACTGCGGTATCGGCATGGCGCTGATGATTGATAAAGAAACCAAGGAAGCTGTTCCCGTAACCGCTTTCCTGAATGCAGATCGTCTTGCCAAGGATGTAGCCAAGGTGAACGATGCCGCTCGCGGCAAGTTCCTCTCCATCTTCGGTATCACGCTTGCTCTGCTTCGGAACTACGATCCGTTCAAGGCTCCTACCCACTTCACGATCAGCTCCATGATGAAGAAGATGGACAAGAGCTTCGGCGCCACCGGTAAGGATTACGGCAGCGTCAAGGGCGACCGTACCCTGGCGGACATCGAAAAGCGCCGCGCCGATCGTTGGAACTTCCTCTTTATCGCCGGTATGTGGTTCCAGGATCTGTTCAACTACGACTTCCGCCGTACTGAGCAGTGCATCATTCCTTACGCCACGCAGGAAGGCGAAATCAGCTTCTGCGCTTACAACACCGGCGTAGGCTGGCGCAACATCATCGAGAAGATGCACATGACTGCTACCCTCACCAAGTGGTACGAGGAGCACGGTCGTCATGAAATCTTCGCCGGTGGTAAAAAGGTCGGCATGGCTGAGCCGGGTCACAAGCTCCAACTGAACATGGAGCACGTCAACTCTGAAGCTAATCACACGCTGGACGATCTCGGCATTGCCAAGAACTCCCGCGAAGAGAAGATTCGCGCCCGCGACGAAAAGATCAAGGCCGACGCCGAAAGCGCTCGTATGGCCAAGCTCTATCGCGAGCATGTTCTCGGTGAAAAGCCAATCGAAGGCCTGATCCGTCTCGACGCTATCGCTCCCGCGAAGCCTGTCGCAACCCGCAGCGAAGAGCCAGTCGCAGGCGACTAG
- a CDS encoding A/G-specific adenine glycosylase — MAQLPFNILDQDSDSASGTLHELRRCLLAWYGHNRRDLPWRRTADPYAVWVSEIMLQQTRVAAVLPRYEDFMRNFPSVESLANAAEADVLALWSGLGYYRRARMLHKAAKVVAFEYRGVMPLVAAELRALPGIGAYTSAAIASIAFGEAVAVVDGNVERVVQRLAGWGSESASGQAKLARDVELMANRILDPGRPGDFNQAMMELGATVCLPRNPNCLLCPLEGFCQTRGEHPTRPRAKMRSQDAAYALVVRTGSKGREVLLDQRSDDQSVMPGMWELPGMRDLARPNADVRLSVRHAIMQVNYYVRIHTVFEEDVDEVILPAGRRCWVPLKQLGTLPLTGLARKVLLRAKLAELATVAEVADA; from the coding sequence GTGGCGCAACTACCCTTTAACATCCTCGACCAGGATAGCGATTCCGCATCCGGGACTCTGCATGAGTTGCGCCGCTGTTTGCTTGCCTGGTATGGCCACAATCGCCGGGATTTACCCTGGAGGCGCACTGCGGACCCTTATGCTGTGTGGGTCTCTGAGATCATGCTGCAGCAGACGCGGGTAGCGGCAGTGCTGCCGCGCTACGAAGATTTTATGCGCAACTTTCCGTCTGTCGAATCCCTGGCGAATGCTGCAGAGGCTGATGTTCTCGCACTCTGGAGCGGCCTTGGCTATTACCGTCGCGCGCGGATGCTGCATAAGGCCGCGAAGGTGGTTGCTTTCGAGTATCGCGGTGTCATGCCTCTCGTTGCCGCCGAGCTGCGAGCGCTGCCCGGAATAGGTGCTTACACCTCCGCAGCGATTGCCAGCATTGCCTTTGGTGAAGCTGTTGCTGTGGTTGACGGAAATGTCGAGCGCGTTGTGCAGCGGCTGGCAGGGTGGGGCAGTGAGTCCGCTTCGGGTCAGGCTAAGCTGGCGCGGGACGTCGAGCTGATGGCTAATCGGATTCTCGACCCTGGCCGCCCTGGCGACTTCAACCAGGCGATGATGGAGCTGGGAGCGACTGTTTGTCTTCCGCGCAATCCTAATTGCCTGCTGTGTCCGCTTGAGGGGTTTTGCCAGACGCGCGGCGAACATCCCACACGTCCGCGGGCAAAGATGCGCAGCCAGGACGCAGCTTACGCTCTCGTCGTTCGGACGGGGAGCAAAGGCCGTGAGGTACTGCTGGATCAGCGTTCGGACGATCAATCCGTCATGCCGGGCATGTGGGAGTTGCCGGGCATGCGCGACCTGGCCAGGCCAAACGCAGATGTGCGCCTGTCCGTACGCCACGCGATTATGCAGGTCAACTATTACGTGCGTATCCACACGGTCTTTGAAGAGGATGTAGACGAAGTCATCCTGCCTGCCGGGCGGAGGTGCTGGGTTCCGTTGAAGCAACTGGGAACCTTGCCTCTGACGGGCCTGGCACGCAAGGTTCTGTTACGCGCGAAGCTGGCTGAACTGGCTACAGTCGCCGAAGTAGCAGATGCCTAA
- a CDS encoding OsmC family protein, with the protein MASKASAVWTGSLKEGKGTISTATGVLSNANYSFATRFEGDASGTTPEELIAAAHASCFSMALGAQLGGAGLTPTKIETHAAVTLAKVGDGFSITKITLSTTADVPGATKEAFDTAAANAKAGCPISKLFANNTEIVLDAKLV; encoded by the coding sequence ATGGCGAGCAAGGCAAGTGCAGTCTGGACAGGTTCCCTCAAGGAAGGTAAAGGCACCATCAGCACCGCAACCGGAGTTCTCTCCAATGCGAATTACTCCTTCGCAACCCGCTTTGAAGGCGATGCCAGCGGTACCACTCCGGAAGAGTTGATCGCAGCCGCGCACGCAAGCTGCTTCTCCATGGCTCTGGGCGCACAGCTCGGCGGCGCAGGCTTGACTCCGACCAAGATCGAGACGCACGCTGCTGTCACGCTGGCCAAGGTTGGCGATGGCTTTTCCATCACCAAGATCACGCTGAGCACGACGGCCGACGTACCGGGCGCAACCAAGGAAGCTTTCGACACCGCCGCTGCCAATGCCAAGGCCGGCTGCCCCATTTCGAAGCTCTTCGCCAACAACACCGAGATCGTGCTGGACGCGAAGCTGGTCTAA
- the trpC gene encoding indole-3-glycerol phosphate synthase TrpC translates to MATHLDKILITTRNTVIASQKQVSVAELEKLAAQHQPRGWSKALKAKAVTGPAIIAELKKASPSKGLIREDFDIEWLANRYQAGGAAALSVLTDEPYFQGSLRNLELASAAVSLPCLRKDFMVDEYQILEARAHAADAILLIAAALENHELLQFTRTARALSLDILCEVHTGEELDRVLSLSDLPDAIGVNNRNLATFEVRLDTSLELIERIPTSVVRVAESGIGTHADLSSLRSAGFDAFLIGESLMRKPDPAVALQTLLQESAVAG, encoded by the coding sequence ATGGCTACTCATCTCGATAAAATCCTTATTACTACGCGCAACACCGTTATTGCATCCCAAAAGCAGGTTTCTGTCGCGGAGTTGGAAAAACTCGCGGCTCAGCACCAACCCCGCGGCTGGTCTAAAGCCCTTAAAGCCAAAGCCGTAACCGGCCCGGCAATTATTGCTGAATTGAAAAAAGCTTCGCCCTCCAAGGGGCTTATCCGCGAAGATTTCGATATCGAGTGGCTTGCCAATCGCTATCAGGCTGGGGGGGCGGCGGCTTTGTCCGTCCTCACCGATGAGCCTTATTTTCAGGGCAGCCTGCGTAATCTTGAGCTTGCTTCGGCGGCTGTTTCCCTGCCTTGCCTGCGCAAAGACTTCATGGTGGACGAGTATCAGATCCTGGAAGCCCGCGCGCACGCTGCGGACGCCATTCTGCTGATCGCAGCCGCTCTTGAAAATCACGAATTGCTTCAATTCACTCGAACTGCGCGTGCGTTGTCGCTCGACATTCTCTGCGAGGTTCATACTGGCGAAGAGTTGGACCGGGTGCTTTCGCTCTCAGATTTGCCTGACGCTATCGGTGTGAACAACCGCAATCTTGCAACCTTCGAGGTCCGGCTCGACACCTCGCTCGAACTTATCGAACGGATTCCAACATCGGTTGTCCGAGTAGCGGAGAGCGGTATTGGCACGCATGCGGACCTATCCAGCCTGCGCTCGGCTGGTTTTGATGCCTTCCTGATCGGAGAGAGCCTGATGCGCAAGCCTGACCCGGCTGTGGCTCTTCAAACACTGCTTCAAGAATCGGCCGTAGCCGGGTAG
- a CDS encoding phosphoribosylanthranilate isomerase: MSLWIKVCGNTSLADAQLAVDAGADAVGFVFAPSPRCVTPEQVSRITLHLPAHVEKIGVFVDADIATIAATVKLANLSGVQLHFSLDASNSELSAQLRQQFGPSLRLLQVIHFGEEARAQLQAVGADLNIDGVLVDSRTATAVGGTGIPFDWNSARATVFTEDRRLRLIAAGGLNPANVAEAIATLHPWGVDVVSGVESAPGHKDAAKVTSFIANARSAAR; this comes from the coding sequence ATGAGTCTCTGGATCAAAGTCTGTGGCAACACTTCGCTTGCCGACGCGCAACTGGCCGTCGATGCAGGCGCGGATGCTGTGGGCTTTGTCTTTGCGCCAAGCCCGCGGTGCGTTACTCCGGAACAGGTATCCCGGATTACGCTGCATCTGCCTGCGCATGTGGAGAAAATCGGTGTCTTTGTAGACGCAGACATTGCTACGATCGCTGCGACGGTAAAACTGGCTAACCTGAGCGGAGTTCAATTGCATTTCTCCCTTGATGCAAGCAATTCTGAACTGAGCGCTCAGCTTCGGCAGCAGTTCGGCCCAAGCCTGCGGCTGCTGCAGGTGATTCATTTTGGAGAAGAGGCGCGGGCGCAACTCCAGGCGGTCGGCGCAGACCTCAATATCGATGGCGTTCTCGTGGACTCTCGCACCGCAACCGCCGTGGGTGGGACCGGTATTCCTTTCGACTGGAACTCTGCTCGGGCTACGGTCTTCACAGAGGACAGGAGGCTGAGGCTGATTGCTGCCGGTGGCCTCAATCCTGCGAATGTCGCGGAAGCTATTGCTACGCTTCACCCCTGGGGCGTTGATGTGGTCAGCGGAGTAGAGTCAGCACCTGGTCATAAGGACGCGGCTAAGGTCACGTCCTTTATTGCGAATGCTCGTTCTGCGGCGCGTTAA
- the trpB gene encoding tryptophan synthase subunit beta, with protein MASAISPETSIHHSTPGRFGVYGGRYVPETLMAALEELEQAYEAAKADPEFQAELADLLMNFAGRVTPLYFAKRLTEDLGGAKIYLKREDLLHTGAHKINNALGQGLLARRMGKKRIIAETGAGQHGVATATVCALLGMDCIVYMGEEDIRRQELNVLRMRLLGAEVRPVSSGSKTLKDAVNEALRDWVTNVRDTYYILGSALGPHPYPTMVRDFNRVIGIEIREQILQKEGRLPTAVIACVGGGSNAIGAFHAFLEDKDVRLIGVEAGGRGKGLGEHAARFDGGRPGVLQGTYSYVLQDENGQVSLTHSVSAGLDYASVGPEHAALHDCGRAEYVSADDKHVLEAVVKLARSEGILPALESAHAVAECIRIAPTMAHHDILVVNLSGRGDKDMGILARELNIKGASGL; from the coding sequence ATGGCATCGGCAATTTCCCCCGAAACCTCCATCCATCATTCCACGCCAGGTCGTTTCGGAGTCTATGGCGGTCGCTATGTTCCTGAGACGCTGATGGCTGCACTCGAAGAGCTTGAGCAGGCTTACGAAGCTGCGAAGGCCGATCCGGAATTTCAGGCGGAGCTGGCCGATCTGCTGATGAACTTCGCAGGGCGCGTAACTCCGCTTTACTTTGCCAAGCGCCTCACCGAAGATCTCGGTGGAGCGAAGATTTATCTCAAGCGCGAAGACCTGCTGCACACGGGCGCACACAAGATCAACAACGCTCTCGGCCAGGGACTGCTCGCTCGCCGTATGGGCAAGAAGCGAATCATCGCCGAGACCGGCGCGGGCCAGCATGGAGTAGCCACGGCTACAGTTTGTGCCCTCCTCGGCATGGATTGCATCGTCTATATGGGCGAAGAAGACATTCGCCGCCAGGAGTTGAATGTTCTTCGGATGCGGCTTCTCGGCGCGGAGGTTCGCCCTGTCTCTTCTGGTTCGAAAACTCTCAAAGACGCCGTCAATGAAGCTCTTCGCGACTGGGTTACCAACGTCCGCGATACTTATTACATTCTTGGCAGCGCACTTGGGCCGCATCCGTATCCGACGATGGTGCGTGATTTCAACCGCGTGATCGGCATCGAGATTCGTGAGCAGATTCTTCAAAAAGAGGGGCGTTTGCCCACCGCCGTTATCGCCTGCGTCGGCGGTGGATCCAATGCAATCGGCGCCTTCCATGCTTTTCTCGAAGACAAAGATGTCCGCCTGATTGGAGTAGAAGCGGGTGGCCGGGGCAAAGGTCTCGGAGAACACGCGGCTCGCTTTGACGGCGGTAGGCCCGGTGTCCTGCAAGGCACCTATTCCTACGTGCTGCAGGATGAAAATGGCCAGGTGTCTTTGACGCATTCTGTTTCAGCCGGTCTGGATTACGCGTCGGTTGGTCCGGAGCATGCTGCACTGCATGACTGTGGCCGCGCGGAATATGTCTCGGCAGACGATAAACATGTCCTCGAAGCAGTTGTGAAACTTGCTCGCAGCGAAGGTATTCTGCCGGCTCTCGAATCTGCCCACGCGGTTGCCGAGTGTATTCGCATTGCCCCGACGATGGCCCATCATGACATACTGGTAGTCAATCTTTCTGGACGCGGTGACAAGGACATGGGTATCCTCGCACGCGAATTGAATATCAAGGGAGCCTCGGGCCTCTGA